A single window of Gossypium hirsutum isolate 1008001.06 chromosome A10, Gossypium_hirsutum_v2.1, whole genome shotgun sequence DNA harbors:
- the LOC107925033 gene encoding alpha-farnesene synthase-like: MECNKQVQVVDDEQQVVSCHLKSASFDEIQQRRSANYKPNIWQYDFLQSLPSIYDGVEYKLRAESLKENVKDIFVEAKDQLAKLELIDIIRKLGLGDLFAEETHKALQTVVSSMKNNKNGEEEELYMTALRFKLLRLHGYDISQDVFNAVSITKCSDIKGLLELFEASYLAFEGETILDEAKAFSMEALRNVYPTLDLNLAKEVAHALELPMHWRVQWFDVKWRITMYETYNKNIDKRFLELAKLNFNTVQAILQKDLRTNRHWLNIGDWDMLGTQTANLKHINYINLFAFRWDSSKTLDLPECMKTCFQALYDITNEIASDIQELNGWQVQALLHMRKAWIGFCKALFVEAKWYNKGYSPSLEEYLSNALISSGAIVISIHTMLSVGSTDEKIINLLGKDEDLVYNISIITRLYNDLGTSMAEKERGDAPSSIHCYMREMNVSEKEAEEHIKSMINNTWKKINGQCLKNQSHNLLPCSFVKVTTNVARMVQCLYQFGLVMGSAFKTKRLETISFLF; the protein is encoded by the exons ATGGAGTGCAATAAGCAAGTGCAGGTAGTAGATGATGAGCAGCAAGTTGTAAGTTGCCACTTGAAATCAGCATCCTTTGATGAGATCCAACAAAGACGATCTGCAAATTATAAGCCTAACATTTGGCAATATGATTTCTTACAATCCCTTCCAAGCATATATGAT GGTGTGGAATATAAGTTAAGGGCTGAGAGTTTGAAAGAGAATGTGAAGGACATTTTTGTGGAAGCAAAGGACCAATTAGCCAAATTGGAGCTGATTGACATTATCAGAAAACTAGGCCTTGGGGACCTTTTTGCAGAGGAAACGCATAAAGCTTTACAAACTGTAGTATCTTCcatgaaaaacaacaaaaatggtgAAGAAGAAGAACTCTATATGACTGCTTTACGCTTCAAGCTCCTTAGGCTGCATGGCTACGACATTTCACAAG ATGTATTCAATGCAGTCTCAATAACCAAATGCAGTGACATCAAGGGATTGCTTGAACTCTTTGAAGCTTCGTATCTAGCTTTTGAAGGAGAAACCATTTTGGATGAAGCTAAAGCTTTTTCAATGGAAGCTCTTAGGAATGTTTATCCTACACTGGATTTGAACTTAGCTAAGGAAGTTGCTCATGCTTTGGAACTTCCAATGCATTGGAGAGTACAGTGGTTTGATGTTAAATGGCGCATCACCATGTATGAAACATACAATAAAAACATAGACAAACGCTTTCTTGAATTGGCTAAACTTAACTTTAACACAGTCCAAGCCATACTTCAGAAAGATCTAAGGACCAATAGACATTGGCTAaacataggcgattgggacatgctg GGGACTCAAACCGCCAACCTAAAGCATATTAACTACATTAATCTCTTTGCATTCAG GTGGGATTCAAGCAAAACTCTGGATCTACCCGAGTGCATGAAAACATGCTTTCAAGCTCTATACGATATTACCAATGAAATTGCTTCAGACATACAAGAACTCAATGGTTGGCAAGTCCAAGCACTACTTCATATGAGGAAAGCG TGGATAGGATTTTGTAAAGCACTATTTGTAGAAGCAAAATGGTATAATAAAGGATATAGTCCTTCCCTTGAAGAATATTTAAGCAATGCATTAATTTCATCAGGAGCCATTGTGATTTCCATTCACACAATGCTCTCAGTGGGGAGTACTGATGAAAAAATTATCAATCTATTGGGAAAAGATGAAGATCTTGTTTACAACATCAGCATCATAACACGACTTTACAACGATTTAGGAACTTCAAtg GCGGAGAAAGAGAGAGGGGATGCACCATCATCAATCCATTGTTACATGCGAGAAATGAATGTTTCAGAGAAAGAAGCTGAAGAACATATCAAGAGCATGATCAACAATACATGGAAGAAAATAAATGGGCAATGTTTGAAGAATCAATCACATAATTTGCTCCCATGTTCTTTTGTTAAGGTTACTACTAACGTTGCACGTATGGTGCAATGTCTGTATCAGTTTGGTTTGGTGATGGGTTCGGCGTTCAAGACCAAGAGACTCGAAACCATATCATTTCTCTTTTAA